The DNA sequence GTGAGCCAAAACTCATCTTCCCTGCTCGAAACCTGGCGACAGGTGGTCGACGACCTCAACTCCCTGAGCCAACAGAAGGACAGCGGAATCCCACCGCTGACCCCCACCCAGCGGGCCTACCTCAACCTGGCCAAGCCCATCGCCCTCGTTGATGGTTATGCCGTGCTCTCCACCCCTCATGCCCTGGCCAAAAACGCCATCGAGCATGACCTGGGGGAGTCCCTGACCAAGGTGTTGTCCATGCGTATGGGCAGATCCTTCAGCCTCGCCGTCAGTGTGGAACCCTCGAAAGAACAAGACGATCCCGCGGCCCCGCCGGCCCCACGGCAGCAGGAGATCAACTATCCATATCCTGGGCAGGCCCAGCATGAGACCCAGCAGGCCCAGCAGGCTCAGCAACAACCCCCGCAGCAGACCCAGTTCCAGGGACATCACCCAGGTCAGCAGCAGGTTCCGCCCCAGATGACACCGCCGCAGCCACACAATCAGGCTCATAATCAGACCCATAATCAGGCGCCGGGACAATATGTGGTGGGAGGTGGGGAACAGGGAGGTGGTTCGTCGCAAAGCAGGGGTGGCTGGGAACAAACCCACAGCATGCCAGCCTTCGACCAGGGTTTTGACCCCAACCCGGCTCCCGTGGAGCCGCCGCAGCAACCCACTCATCCGCTGCGCATTCCGCGTGAAACCCCAGCTCACAACCCGAATAGGGAAGTGTCGCTGAACCCGAAGTACACCTTTGAGAACTTTGTGATCGGCCCCTTCAACCGATTCGCGAACGCGGCCGCCGTGGCCGTGGCGGAGAGCCCCGCGAAAGCTTTCAACCCGCTGTTCATCTCCGGCGGTTCCGGGCTGGGGAAGACGCACCTGCTGCACGCAGTGGGGAATTACGCCCAGGAGCTGCAGACCGGACTGCGGATCAAGTACGTCTCGAGTGAGGAATTCACCAA is a window from the Corynebacterium faecale genome containing:
- the dnaA gene encoding chromosomal replication initiator protein DnaA; the protein is MSQNSSSLLETWRQVVDDLNSLSQQKDSGIPPLTPTQRAYLNLAKPIALVDGYAVLSTPHALAKNAIEHDLGESLTKVLSMRMGRSFSLAVSVEPSKEQDDPAAPPAPRQQEINYPYPGQAQHETQQAQQAQQQPPQQTQFQGHHPGQQQVPPQMTPPQPHNQAHNQTHNQAPGQYVVGGGEQGGGSSQSRGGWEQTHSMPAFDQGFDPNPAPVEPPQQPTHPLRIPRETPAHNPNREVSLNPKYTFENFVIGPFNRFANAAAVAVAESPAKAFNPLFISGGSGLGKTHLLHAVGNYAQELQTGLRIKYVSSEEFTNDYINSVRDDRQESFKRRYRNLDILMVDDIQFLAGKEGTQEEFFHTFNALHQAEKQIILSSDRPPRQLTTLEDRLRTRFEGGLITDIQPPDLETRIAILMKKAQADGTEVDREVLELIASRFESSIRELEGALIRVSAYSSLINQPIDKEMAIVALRDILPEPEDMEITAPVIMEVAAEYFEISVDTLRGAGKTRAVAHARQLAMYLCRELTDMSLPKIGDVFGGKDHTTVMYADRKIRQEMTEKRDTYDEIQQLTQLIKSRGRS